GCGGGCTTCCGCGCCGAGGAGACCAAGTTCTCGGCGCTCCTCGCCCAGGCGACCAAGGGCGCCGTGGCCTTCGTGAACTCGGGCGACACCTACCTCTCGCGGGCCTCCGGCCCGATCACCAAGACCGATTCGCCCCTCGACGTCGCGATCCAGGGCGATGCCTGGCTCAGCATCGGCGGCCCGTCCGGTCCGGTCTATACCCGCGACGGGCGCATGACGATGGACGCGACGGGTCAGTTGCGTACCCTCACCGGCCAGCCGGTGCTCGATCCGGGCGGCTCTCCCCTCCTCCTCGATCCGCAACAGGGCCCGCCGACGATCGGGCGCGACGGCAGCATCTACCAGGGCACCAACCAGGTCGGCGGGATCGGCCTGTTCGTCATCGACAAGAAGGCGACGCTCACCCGGGCGCCCGGCAACGCCGTGACCGCCAACATGCCGGCGCAGCCGGTTCAGGATTTCACCCGGATCGGCATCGTCCAGGGCTACGTCGAGGGCTCGAACGTCAACCCGATCATGGAGATGACGAAGCTCATCACCATCCAGCGCGCCTTCGAGAGCGCCGCCACGGCGACGACGGAAGCCGAATCCTCGCTCCAGAGCGCCGTGAAGTCGCTCTCGCCGCAGGGTAGCTGAGCATGGACGCCGACCCGCTCGCGCGCCTTACCGAGGCGATGACGTCGGCCCGGCAGGACGGGGCCCTGGTGCGGATCGGCGGGCCGATCCGCGAGGTGACCGCGAGCGCCTGCCGGATCGGCGGCGTCGCGCCCTTCGTGCGCCTCGGCGACCGGATGGCCTTCTCGACGGGCGGGCGGTCGCAGGTCGGCGAGATCGTCCGGGTCGATGCCGAGGGCGCGACCCTCAAGGCCTATGAGAGCCGGATCGAGGCCGGGATCGGCACGATCGCCCGCCGCCTCGGGCCGGCGGAGCTAAGGCCCGATCCGAGCTGGAAGGGCCGGGTCATCGACGCCCTCGGGCGCCCGATCGACGGGGCCGGCCCGCTGATCGCGGGCGAGCGCGCCGTTCCCCTCGACGCCGACCCGCCGGCGGCGCTCGGCCGCGCCCGGGTGCGCGCGCCGTTACGCACCGGCGTCCGGGCGCTCGACCTCTTCACCCCCCTCTGCGCCGGCCAGCGCATCGGCATCTTCGCCGGTTCCGGCGTCGGCAAGTCGACCCTGCTCGCGATGCTGGCGGGGGCGGAAGGGTTCGACAGCGTCGTGGTCGCCCTGGTGGGCGAGCGCGGGCGCGAGGTGCGGGAATTCCTCGAAGGCGCGCTGGCGCCGAGCCGCGCCCGCGCCGTGGTGGTGGTCTCGACCGGCGACGAGAGCCCGATGATGCGCCGCCAGGCGCCGAAGGTGGCCCTCGCGGTGGCCGAGGCGTTCCGCGATCGCGGCGAATCGGTGCTGCTGATCGTCGATTCGGTGACCCGCTACGCCCATGCCGCCCGCGACGTGGCGCTGGCGGCGGGCGAGCCGGCGGTGGCCCGCGGCTACCCGCCGAGCGTCTTCTCCGACCTGCCGCGCCTGCTCGAGCGGGCAGGCCCGGGCCTCGAGGGGCGCGGCACCATCACAGGCGTGTTCTCGGTGCTGGTCGACGGCGACGACCACAACGATCCCGTCGCCGACAGCATCCGCGGCACGCTGGACGGCCACGTCGTCCTCGACCGGGCCATCGCCGAGCAGGGGCGCTACCCGGCGGTCGACCTCCTCGGCTCGATCTCGCGGCTTGCCACCGAGGTCTGGACGCCCGAGCAGCGCGACCTGATCCGCAAGCTCCGGGCGATGATGGCCCGGTTCGAGGAGACCCGGGACCTGCGCCTGATGGGCGGCTACCGGTCCGGGACCGACGCCGAGCTCGACCAGGCCATCGCCCTGGTGCCGCGGATCTACGACGCCCTGCACCAGGACCCGACCCAGCCGCCGAGCCGGGACGCGTTCCTGGAGCTCGCCCAGAGCCTGCGGGGCTGACGCGCGATGGCCGAGCCTCTCCCGTTCTCCAAGCCCCGCGCAAGCCTGGGCGGGTCTAGTCCGTCCCGAGTTCCGGCTTCGCGAGTCGCATCTCCGCAAGCCCAGTCCCGCCTGCATCCCATTCGAAGCATTTTGACGAACGAGGTCCCGCAATGAGTCTCATCGGCGTGCTCCGCTCCGGTGTCTCGGGCATGAACGCCCAGTCCAACCGCATCTCGACGGTGGCGGAGAACATCCAGAATTCCAGCACGACGGGCTACAAGCGCGCCTCGACGGAGTTCTCCTCGCTGCTGATCGCCGATACCGGGACCGGCAACTACAATTCGGGCTCGGTCGAGACGACGGTGCGCCGGGCGGTGAGCGAGGGCGGCACCATCAACGCCACGACCTCCAAGTCCGACCTCGCGATCGACGGCAACGGCTTCTTCGTCGTCCAGGACCCGTCGGGCGCACCGCTCCTGACCCGGGCCGGCAACTTCAAGATCGACGCCACGACCAACAATTTCACCAATGCCGCCGGCATGACCCTGATGGGCTACAGCCTGCTCAACGGCGAGCCCTCGACGACCCTCAACGGCGTCGCCGACATGGTGCCGATCAGCCTCGCCGCGGTCAACAGCCGGGCGACGCCGACCACCGCCGGCTCCCTGTCGGGCAAGCTGCCGGTCGACGCCACCGCGGCCGGGGCGGACCAGTACTCGAAGAAGTACTCGGTCGTGGCCTACGACAACGTCGGCAAGTCCCGGACCGTCGACGTCTACCTGGCGAAGAACAACGACAACACCTGGACGGTCTCGCTCTACGACGGCGCTGCCACCCCGACCCCGTCCGGCACCGCCCCGAGGCTGCCCTTCGACGCGAGTGGGGCCACGATCGCGCCGCTGGCGAGCACCACCCTCGGCTTCAATGCGCAGGGCCAGATCACCGGCACCGGAGCCAAGGGCTCGGGAACCTATACGGGTCCGAAATCCCTCACCCTCACCACCCCGGGCGGGCAGAGCACGACCTTCGACCTCTCCGGCCTGACTCAGCTCGCCGGCGACTACGCCATCACGGGCACGGCCAACGGCCAGGCGCCGGCCGCCGTGACCGGCACCTCGTTCGACGCGGACGGCACCGTCTACGCCAATTTCGACGACGGCACCCGCCTGGCGGCCTTCAAGGTCCCGGTCGCCACCGTGCCGAGCGCCGACAACCTCGAGCCGCGGTCCGGCAACGTCTACCGGCCGACGGTCGATTCCGGCGCGATCCAGGTCGGCTTCGCCAGTCAGGGCGGCCGCGGCAAGATCCTGTCGGGCTCCCTCGAGCAGTCGAACGTCGACGTCAGCACCGAGCTCACCGCGATGATCGAGGCGCAGTCGACCTATACCGCCAACTCGAAGGTGTTCACGACCGGCAACGAGATGCTCGACACCCTGATGAGCCTGAAGCGGTAACGGCAGAGGAGAGCAGCGCCTGATCGCGCCGCGATCGGGCGCCGCTCTCGATCTGGTTTTGCCGCATTTTCTGCGACGAACCGGTCTCCACTTCGTCGGAAAATGCTCCAGCCAACCGGAACTGACAGATGGGTCTCTCGCTCGCGCTCGATTCGGCACGCTCGGCGCTCCTCGCGACGTCGAGCCAGATCGCCACCAACGCCCGCAACACCGCGGGGGCGAACGACCCCGGCTATTCGCGCAAGATCGTCAGCCTGGTGACCGGCGCGGGCGGGACCACGGTCGTGGTGACCCGCGCGAGCGACGCGGCCCTGTTCACCCGCAAGCTCTCGGCGGCCTCGGCGGCCTCCGAGAGCCAGGCCCTGCTCGACGGGCTCACCAAGCTGTCGATGACGGTGGGCGATACCAGCGACGCGGGGTCGCCGGCCGCGCGGCTCGGCGCCCTCAACGCGGCGCTCCAGGCCGCCGCCAACCGCCCGGACGATGCCGGGCTCGCCCGGACGGCGGTCGAGAGCGCCCGCGACCTCGCCACCAGCCTCAACGGCGCGGCGGACGCCGTGCACGATGCCCGCGCGACGGCCGACCAGGGCATGGCGGACTCGGTCGCGCGCATCAACGACCTGCTCGGCCAGTTCGACATCGCCAACCGGGCGGTGATGCGCGGCACGGCGAGCGGCCAGGACGTCAGCGACAGCCTCGACACCCGCGACCGCATCGTGTCGCAGCTCTCGGCCGAGATCGG
This region of Methylobacterium sp. SyP6R genomic DNA includes:
- the flgF gene encoding flagellar basal-body rod protein FlgF yields the protein MQNSLYVNLSAQVALDKRLTTTANNVANMATAGFRAEETKFSALLAQATKGAVAFVNSGDTYLSRASGPITKTDSPLDVAIQGDAWLSIGGPSGPVYTRDGRMTMDATGQLRTLTGQPVLDPGGSPLLLDPQQGPPTIGRDGSIYQGTNQVGGIGLFVIDKKATLTRAPGNAVTANMPAQPVQDFTRIGIVQGYVEGSNVNPIMEMTKLITIQRAFESAATATTEAESSLQSAVKSLSPQGS
- the fliI gene encoding flagellar protein export ATPase FliI yields the protein MDADPLARLTEAMTSARQDGALVRIGGPIREVTASACRIGGVAPFVRLGDRMAFSTGGRSQVGEIVRVDAEGATLKAYESRIEAGIGTIARRLGPAELRPDPSWKGRVIDALGRPIDGAGPLIAGERAVPLDADPPAALGRARVRAPLRTGVRALDLFTPLCAGQRIGIFAGSGVGKSTLLAMLAGAEGFDSVVVALVGERGREVREFLEGALAPSRARAVVVVSTGDESPMMRRQAPKVALAVAEAFRDRGESVLLIVDSVTRYAHAARDVALAAGEPAVARGYPPSVFSDLPRLLERAGPGLEGRGTITGVFSVLVDGDDHNDPVADSIRGTLDGHVVLDRAIAEQGRYPAVDLLGSISRLATEVWTPEQRDLIRKLRAMMARFEETRDLRLMGGYRSGTDAELDQAIALVPRIYDALHQDPTQPPSRDAFLELAQSLRG
- a CDS encoding flagellar hook protein FlgE; translated protein: MSLIGVLRSGVSGMNAQSNRISTVAENIQNSSTTGYKRASTEFSSLLIADTGTGNYNSGSVETTVRRAVSEGGTINATTSKSDLAIDGNGFFVVQDPSGAPLLTRAGNFKIDATTNNFTNAAGMTLMGYSLLNGEPSTTLNGVADMVPISLAAVNSRATPTTAGSLSGKLPVDATAAGADQYSKKYSVVAYDNVGKSRTVDVYLAKNNDNTWTVSLYDGAATPTPSGTAPRLPFDASGATIAPLASTTLGFNAQGQITGTGAKGSGTYTGPKSLTLTTPGGQSTTFDLSGLTQLAGDYAITGTANGQAPAAVTGTSFDADGTVYANFDDGTRLAAFKVPVATVPSADNLEPRSGNVYRPTVDSGAIQVGFASQGGRGKILSGSLEQSNVDVSTELTAMIEAQSTYTANSKVFTTGNEMLDTLMSLKR